One stretch of Syntrophorhabdaceae bacterium DNA includes these proteins:
- a CDS encoding DUF6429 family protein — MNYDDDKIDEYTLALLYLVTHERHEGLGARAWKGFDWDTLNRLHEKGYISNPVGKAKSVVMTEEGFLKAEELFERHFTGEAKTIPFPKMTPPAKKRWEQTPEHTRKRILENVWCSKCGAMVALQLREGQMSGRSLVLRGACKICGSDVARVVEPVEE; from the coding sequence ATGAACTACGATGATGACAAAATAGATGAATATACCCTGGCACTTCTTTACTTGGTTACTCATGAAAGACATGAAGGACTGGGAGCACGAGCATGGAAGGGATTCGATTGGGATACACTGAACAGACTTCATGAGAAAGGCTATATATCGAACCCGGTGGGTAAAGCAAAATCAGTCGTCATGACAGAGGAAGGTTTTCTGAAGGCGGAAGAGCTGTTTGAGCGTCATTTTACCGGAGAAGCAAAGACAATCCCCTTTCCGAAAATGACACCTCCGGCAAAAAAACGGTGGGAGCAGACACCTGAGCACACGAGAAAGAGGATTCTTGAAAACGTCTGGTGTTCGAAATGCGGGGCCATGGTAGCTCTACAACTGCGAGAGGGGCAGATGTCGGGACGGTCTCTGGTACTGCGAGGCGCGTGTAAGATTTGTGGAAGCGATGTGGCAAGGGTGGTGGAACCGGTTGAAGAATAA